The Dendropsophus ebraccatus isolate aDenEbr1 chromosome 11, aDenEbr1.pat, whole genome shotgun sequence genomic interval aatctgttggggtaagctggagaaattgcaccccacgcttctagaagcagctcccacaagttggattggttggatgggcacttctggcgtaccatacggtcaagctgctcccacaacagctcaatggggttcagatctggtgactgcgctggccactccattaccaatagaataccagccgcctgcttctgctgtaaatagttcttgcacaatttggaggtgtgtttagggtcattgtcctgttgtaggaagaaattggctccaatcaagtcctgtccactgggtatggcatggcgttgcaaaattgagtgatagccttccttattcagaatcccttttaccctgtacaaatctcccaccttaccagcaccaaagcaaccccagaccatcacattacctccaccatgcttaacagatggcgtcaggcattcttccagcatcttttcatttgttctgcgtctcacaaacgttcttctttgtgatccaaacacctcaaacttggattcatccgtccacaacacttttttccagtcttcctctgtccaatgtctgtgttcttttgcccatcttaatctttttcttttattggccagtctcagatatggctttttctttgccactctccCCTGAAGgtcaaaatcccgcagccgcctcttcactgtagatgttgacactggtgttttgcgggtactatttaatgaagatgccagttggggacctgtgaggcatctgtttctcaaactagagactctaatgtgcttatcttcttgcttagttgtgcaacgcggcctcccacttctttttctactctggttagagcctgtttgtgctgtcctctgaagggagtagtacacaccatgtgcatggaatagccttcatttctaagcacaagaatagactgtcgagtttcagatgaaagttctctttttctggacattttgagcttttaattgaccccacaaatgtgatgctccagaaacgcaatctgctcaaaggaaggtcagttttgtagcttctgtaacgagctagactgttttcggatgtgtgaacataattgcacaagggttttctaatcatcaattagccttctgagccaatgagcaaacacattgtaccattagaacactggagtgatagttgctggaaatgggcctctatacacctatgtagatattgcaccaaaaaccagacatttgcagctagaatagtcatttaccacattagcaatgtatagagtgtatttgtttaaagttaggactagtttaaagttatcttcattgaaaagtacagtgcttttccttcaaaaataaggacatttcaatgtgaccccaaacttttgaacggtagtgtgtgtctCTCCTACAATCAAAGATCTCAAAGGCTCCTTTGGCGGTGAGAGAAATGGGTTCATGATGTAGGCCACATTGATGACTCCCAGTGGCAGGAATTGTTAGAGATGACACCCACTGTCTTTATGTGAAGCTCAGCGGCTGCCACAGTTCTTGCTCCATAGGGTCTACAAAACGCCTCACGTTATGCTCAAAATTGGTTATAGGTCAACTTCTAGTTGTCCCAGATGTGACATGATAGACGCTCATATTATACACATGTTCTGGGAATGCCAGAAACTACACGGCTATTGGACAGGTGTGAGAGACATAAAAAAAGAGGGTGTATAATGTTACATTGCCTCTACTGCCCACCTATTATATATTGAGACTATTGGAGTCACTACAATTGGATGATTATACTGTACTGGGCATACAGAGGATTTTGTTCCAAGCAAGGAAAACTGTAGCATTCAAATGGATTAACCCTGAGCCCCCTAGACTAGAGAGAGGAGTTTACATTAAAAGGAAGTGCTCTCATAAATTTGAACAAATCTGGGGCCGCTGGCTGGATGCCCCTGGACTCCCTAGTCAGACTCTTCTACGCTTATGCAGAAACCCCTATCAGCAGTTTCTCATGGACATATAAGCTTTGCTACATGGGGCCGATTTAAGGTGTAGCTTCCCAATTACTATTACTAGATATGAGATAGGCACCCATGTGTCTGACAGTCGTGAGCACGGCACATAAACAAGTTTACACTATACTAGATGCATAGTGCGGTTTGTTAGGCTCAAAGTGGGCCATTGGTTATGTTATGTGGTTCTAACTTTTCTAATTTCTTTTTGTCCTATTTCTTTTGCATTGAATTGTGCACAATTGAGATACAAGCATTTAAGCGGAAAAATGAGAAAACAGGAGGACTCACATTTTCTGTTTTATTACTGCATTTTTTCATTTACAGTTGTATTATGGTCCTGggctgatatatactgtacatgctgaTGTTTGTCATGCAatgaataaatcaataaaaactatCTGATTAGAATAATGAGCTTTATACATTGGATGCTATTACGTGTAGCGATGCGCAATCGGCAGCCGATTTTGGTGTCAGGCCATTTGACACGGTCAGCCAATCATTGTTGTCGGCTGATCCTTCTctttattacacgaaacgattggcctgattcagacaattatcacttggtgtaatagggccctaacctggGTTACAGTTATTTTCTCTACTCCCATGCAGAGTTCCAGGACATGTAACGCAGCTGCATCCTCAACACCGTCGCATTCTTAGTCAGAGACAACGTCCACAGAGGTAAGGCTGAGTTTTATGTCCAGGTGATCTAACTGTTTTCAGTGTGAGCacacagtgtgttatacagtaaaGTGACTATACCCGTGTCAACAAGCCTTTGGGTGAAGCtatgctcgtttgctcctcgttccccgcttgctgccgtcgCTTCATTGTTCAGGTCGGCTGATCGATGCCTTCTATTATacgggacaattattggccgaatacggctgatcattctgtgtaatagggcctttacaggcaATGATCTGTGGGAAATATATGCAAATTGTCTTTCCTCTAGATGGAGGGGAgtttttgtttctcttttgttGGCCACCTATCGCTAGACACAATGTAAGTCAATGTATGACTAGTAAAAGCATTCAGGGAAACTAAATGCCCCATAGAGAGCATGGACGTGAATACCTTAGCTTAAAGAGGAACTCCcgcaaaaatctttctttcaaatcatctggtttcagaaagctatatagatttgtaatttacatctattaaaatcccagtcttacagtacttgggatttttttttctagtctgacagtgctctttgctaacatctctgtccacgtcaggaactgtccagagtagtagcagaatctcatagaaatcctctcctgctctggacagttcctgacgtgaaCAGAGGTGGCCACAGcactgtcagactaaaaagagaacacaacttcctgtaggtcatactgcagctaagtactggaaaactggaggttgtggtttttttttttttttaatagaagtaaactacaaatctatcaATTTCTGATACCAATttgaaagattttcaccagagtacctctttaagggtgTCAAACTTGCGAACCTCCATTtacaaaactacacttcccatcatgcctgaacagccaaagctttttgTTCCCTGGGGTTTATGACCCAAAGAAGTTGTTCCACCATTAGACACTTGGTTATCCCTTTTTCATCAGTGCAGTCGACCCCCTGTGATCGGCAATCATTTATGTGCATTGCTGTTCCATTCACTTTCTATAGGAGCTGCCAGCATACAACCCATAGAGTGAGTGGAACCCAGATTCATTATCCCTAATACCAGTAAACTCCTTATTCTTTTGTCCGCAGCACATCCCGCAAGCATTGGGATCACAGGCCTGATCCATACGCAAGCCTCATGTCTCAGCAGGAAAAGGAATGGGTAATAAAGCTGCAGATGATCCAGTTGCAGAGTGAGAACCCACACCTTGATGACTACTACTACCAGGTACGGGGTCTCGCATCTATTGCTATAATGGGTTTCCCTACAAGGTCAAACTATTCATAATTTTCTTTAACACAAGACATATTATGAGAAACTGGAGAGACACCTAGCTGAGGAAGAGCTGATGGGAGAACGCAAGAAGAAAGAGCCGCCCAAACTGGTCACTCCTTACATTCAGAAGGCCGAAACCTATGAATCAGGTATATTATACTAAATAATGTCCAGCTTAGAAAGTCCATTGTCATATCCCCTATTAACCTAACCCCAATGGGAGCTTGAGCTTGTTACCATGCGGGAAAGAAACCTGTTATTACCTGACACCTTTTTGGAACTTCCCCACTCTTGTCTAGTGGTTCATATTGAAGGATCATTGGGACAAGTTGCTGTTTCCACCTGTTATAGCCCCAGAAGGGCAATTGATGCCATTTCCTATGCCATGCCAGATGAAGTAAGTACATGCTATTCAGTGTTTTTATGACCTAAACGATAAGgtgattttcatttttgcttgtGTAACTCCCCCAAGTGACACAGgcattgtaataaaaaaataacgtgtttttttttttttttttttcctcaatatCTGGAGGAATTTGCCTCAAAGTTTTAAGTTCTCCTCCCCGATGGTTCTACCGTCCTGTCATCATGGCAGGAgacttttataacttttataagTCTAAGGGAGAGAAGTGCTTGGCTCATTCTGTCTGGTGGTTCTAGAAATCAGTGGGTGGTCCCTTCTGAACACACAGCCCCTCTATAAAGACttgaattgtttaaaaaaaaaaaaaaaaaaaaaagtgggagggaggggggagctaATGGTAAGCAGAAACAGTACCACTCTTCCATATTGTATGAGGTGTAAACGTCCTTAATGAGTAGGTGGGGTTCTAGAGACAGAAATCCATTTAAGATATTCAATCtagctagcttttttttttttttttttttttttaccccttagaATGTTTCTAagcataaatatttttttttccccattaggaTATCAAGGCTCTTGGATACCAGAGGTTGAGAGTCCTCAAACACATTGAAAAGGTTGGCAAGTATTTCTGCACCCCTCATACTGCATGTACTGTAGTCTACAGAACAGGGTCTTATCACTGGGACTCCTACTGATCTTGAGAGCAGAGATCAGTTGCCGGAGTCAATGAAGCATAAGTGCACATGGCTTGGCTACCGCACCATTCATAGTCCATGGGTTTTACATGCGTAGTCTAGATCAGCACTCCCGCAATGTTGAGAAGCCCCATAGCCACAAACTTTTACCATGGATTTTTTGATTTGGAAAGCAAATGCAGTGTATCCTATATTCACAACAGACTTCAAAGCAACATTTGGCCTTAATAATCTTGTACATTTTTGCTTCCACTTTTAGCTGTTTGTGCTGCTATTAGAGGTTgaggagatggagaggaaaatACCTCAAATTCCTGAAGACCAACACATTAGATTTCAGCAGAAACAAAGCTACAAAGTGCAGAGGATCTATGAGGCGCTGAAGATCGGGACCTGCTGCTGTGAGGAGTATGTGAGACTTGTACTCTCCTTTGGTTTCAATGCACTTTAATTGTCATTGATGTGAATAACACTTCAAGTAATATTTGTTTCAAAAGttgtagttttttgtttttttacttctaGGGAGTCTGAAGATGAGTTCTTGCAGCTCTTGCAAGTTGGGAAAGGTAAAAAGTTAACCTCCCGGCTCCTTCCCTTTCTGCATAGCGAGCAGGCGGTGGAGATCCTTCTGACAGTGGTTCAGCATTTCTCATTCCTTATTAAAAACGATACCACAGAGAAGGTAGGTGGCTACACAGCTGTAGTGTATCTGACTGACGTCATAGGTGTGAGTAGTTACAGGGTTATACAATGTAAGGAAAACATGGTGGCTGTCTTCCAAATATAGTACATCAGACATACTCTGCGCATGAGTCAATAAGTCAGCCTTATAAATAGGAGGGCACATAATTACAAAAGAAATAAAGGAAAAAGGTAcagtagaaaaaaacacaaggaaagTTGAGCAGGAACTGGTCACTTCAGATTATCTGGGCTGCGGCTCCCAAAATGTCTCAGAAGTCCCAAATGGTGTGAAATTTATCTATCGTATTATTGAgtagccaggggcggattaacttttctATAGGCCCAGAGCTGTTCacaaagcctgggccccccaccctactgtaactatggcagcactagcctggtgttcatagtacaggatagataatgcccTAATTTTTgcaaaattgtggcaaaactgtttttttttgtttttttttttttgcaattcatGGCAGAACTGTTGCCAGGTGACAGTACACCACTTAAAGTGTATACGttttttttgggtggtcatgggccccccaggagctcagggccccgggcaaCCACCCAAAACGGACCTCTTTATAATCCGCTACTAAGAGTAGCGGTAAGGGACTCCATGTCAAGAAGCCTACTGAAGAAGGCGGAAAGGTGGATTGCCAATGTATAGGGCATTTGGCAGAGGTGAGAATGTGGAGGAAATTTCTGGCAGCACTCTTCACcgacacttttaggctgggttcacactacgtatatttcagtcagtattgtggtcctcatattgcaaccaaaaccatcaGTGCATCAGATGTAAAAAGTAGATGGTATATGTCTAAAATAAGATGAGGAAGGAGAAGTCATAGTGCCCAAGCGGGAATGGAAAAGTCTTTGATTTGCAGGTATTAAAAGATGTGGGagaattccagaaagtttttttttattttttttttattttgtagtgcCTTTCAGTTCTCTATGGACCACTGACCTCTATAATAAATGGGCTTCCATTTACTGAGCTTATTCAGGTAATTCAAGAACTCACCAAGACCTTGCCGGAGAGCCCTGACTTACCGCTTACTTTGGCATTTCAGAAccaggtatttgtttttacagtgCTATTACAGATTTAAGTTCAAAATGGCCAACCTTTTGTGTGGGAtgggggaacctgcagcccttcaggtgttgcaaaggtttagctgtccaggtataatgggaattgtggttttgcaacgtAGGTTCCCATCCCTACTTTATATAGACAGGCAGGAAAACAAAATATTAAGAAATACACAGCTATAGGTTTCTAATACAAGCTGGCCCTTCTGGAGATGCATTAAAATAATTTTATCTAACTAATATGCATAAACCGATTTCTTGTGTACAGTTTGGAATCTCACTCTTGTATGCTTTACTGAGCCGTGGAGAGAGCCTGCTGTCGTCTGATACACCGATGGAGCCATGCATTGGGGACTTTGAAAAATGGTAATACATGGTGACTTATGACACAAGCAATTTGTTGTCCCACAAATTTCTATGAGGCCGTGATCACACACTGCACTTGTCTGGAAAACTGCCATTGtggtttttgagccaaaaccagaagtggattcaaagggAGTGGGAAATAAAAGGGGAGGACTTCTACTCCATGCTGGATCACAACCTCACAACCTCTGTTGctttcttaattaaaaaaaaaaattgcaaccgTGCCAACAGAGGATGGTTGGAATGTGCAAAAAAGTCTATGGCGGTTTAAAAatgtatacgtgtgtgtataCAAATGTTTGACATGACTTCAATCCCTTCACTGTAAGAATACATTTTGTTACATGTGAAAATGCTCTTTCTAGATTAAAGCCATGACTCAGCAGTGGCTCTGTCTTATTGGTGCGCTCATGCACAGGACATATGTAAGGGGAGGTCTATATGTGACAAGCACTTTAAATCCACCATAGTGGACAGGCATAAGAGAAGGGTCAATAAAAGATTTTCTTTCTTTCCAGGACTGATACTGTGTTCCTAGTTGCAAAAGAACTCTCCCATGTTTCTAAATCCTCCATGGTGGAACCACTTTTCTTGCCTAGCAATTTGCTATCTTTATTTTGCCGATACCTGGACAAACAGACAATCCACAAACTTGAGGACAAAATGGAGTAAGTGGACAATGGCAGTGATGGGCGAGTGAACTACAGATAAATAGCTGTATATCATGCCTCTATATTGGAGCTGTCAGATAATAACAACTTGTATGGTGTATTtcatgggtgtcaaactcaggccctccagctgttacaaaactacaattcccatcatgcttagaaAACCAAAGTTTTagggcctaagtttgacaccCATTGAATAGatgcctaattttttttttttttttctcttcctcccaGATGTCCTACAGCGCCCCCCTACGCAGCTGTGACTTCATGAAATGCTGAATCTGAAGCTGACAGATCAGCCCATGCTTCACTTGCCAAAATCTCATGGATCGGTGGAGCTTCCATTGTGGAAATTTAAATATTTAATCCTGTTTTAAAGGAAGTTTTGGTTGTTTAGTTTTGTAAAACTCTTGACGTAACTTTTCCAACATCAAGGAGCCGGTGGTCAGAATGACCAGTTCCTTCTCTGTTTGGAGTGGAAAAAAAGAATTGCTGTAAAAATGGGGGGGGAATAGATGATGAATGGTATTTATAATTTTGTGTGAATTTTTGCACAGCATtctctatgtacagcacatgCAGAATAAACCGCAAAAGTGTAATGTGTCTAACGCTTATTATGTACATGAGTCTAGGGGAGAGGGCTGGAATACACCTCTGCTGTTCCTTTTAGATTAGTCCCTAGTAAATAGACCTCTACTTTGTGGTGTACATCTTTTCAAAGTGCCACTCGTATATGTTGGTCAGAGAACCTTATTGAGCCCCTGACCATAGTGCACAGCTTTTTCTCATTCTCTATTTCAAGGACTGGGAGCAGAcctgggctgtttgccagcagtacaAACACATACTGCCTCTCTTCTCAGGCCAATCCTAGTACAGCACTCCTCTGTTAACTATCACCAAGTGATTGAAAGTGCACTGAATTTAATAAACTCACACTGTCCTGGAGTATActctgtacagtactgtagatgGCAAGCAGAGGGaaaaggttactgatgcactggatttGCAAGATGCTATGTGGCCATAAGGGAACAACAGGGAGTGCTGAGAAAAAAGGCTCATATCAAATGCATGGTGCAGATTTTCTGGAGGGTGGAGAAAACCTTTCCTTGCATGCACACAGCCCAAGGTTGCTCAATTTCTCTTCTGCACATAGCGTATGCTAAGCCCTGCCCCTCTTCCTGTGTTAGGTCTCTGTTGCTAAAGATGGGTTTCCCAAACAGGCAGTGGCAGATGCAGAAAAGGGAAACGCCTAGTGGCCAAGAGCTCTGTTCCAGGGAGTAATGAAGGGATTTATAAATGTTACATATCCCATATActataacatggggggggggggggggggttaaaaagaCAGGGACCATTAATCAAGCAGACATGTGATTTtgcctgattaaaaaaaaaaaaaaaaaaaagcaagtgctTAAGAACACAAGTCTAAAATTCCATGTGTATTTTTGAGCTTCAGAACACCGTATCCTTACAGTATATCCCATAGACAGCTCTTAATATGAACTATACGAAGGCAAAATTCAACATGATTAGGATCACTCCGTGTATTTGCTGACTAAAGCTGGGGACAAAGGTCTCTAACAACTGCGGAAAAGACTCATCTGTCTGAGGCAAGGTGCTCGTGCGTAAGACCGACTCTCAAATGTGACCTCTACAAGAAGGTTATCGTATCCTATGCGATCTCTTATGAAATCCTCCGGCCTTGGACTTTGTTCTTGTTTCTGAAGCCTTTTTGACCCTTAGTTTTTACGCAAAAACTTGTGCAGCAGTACCCCAGTCGTACCCTggcgtagtgtttttttttttcttaatggtaAATGTGCCACTTTTGTGTCTTTCATTTCTACATTCTTTTGTATATGTAGTTTACACATGTCAAGGGCTTATATAGCACTAGTCTCAGTTCAGCTGAAGCAAGCGATTACCTGATCCAACTAATATGCTCCATAGACACATCAGCCAGACTGGGCAGCTGCAAAAATTACTGCCTATGACTTATGATTGCAGTAGTGCGGAGACCAGATGCGATCTAAACTTGTGACGCATCAAAAATTTGTAGAAATGAAAATGTCAAGAGGGTGTCTAATATTTGTCTGTGCTGTATAGCCCTCTACTGTCATGGGCTGGAGCAGTTATTCAGTGGCCTTGGATAGTAGGACCTTCACTAAACACATCACATCAGGTTGCCATACTGGGTCCCTGCATACATGGCAACTTTTGTGatataacttaaaggagaagtttggcgaaaatttttattacagtattgtattgcccccctaaaagatatacaaatccctaatatacacttagtacaagaaatgcttataaagtgtccccccctgcacttactactgcatcaaggcttcacttcctggataagatggtgatgtcacgacccgactcccagagctgtgcgggctgtggctgctggagaggatgatggcagagggatgctcagtgtccctccagtgccctgtgtccttcagtgtccccctgccatcatcctctccagcaaccacagcccgcacagctctgggagtcgggtcgtgacatccccatgttatccaggaagtgaagccttgatgcagtagtaagtgcagggaaaaaagcactttataagcatttcccgtaataagtgtatattggggatttaaataacttttggggggcaatacaatacttttaataagaattttcgctggacttctcctttaaggaagatGATAAAAGGCGAGGTAGTGAGCACTTTAGTAAGTAAAGCTGCAGTTTGGGCAAAAGGGCTGAGACATGATGGCAGTTccataagtgtttgtttttgtggtgtgcaTAAACTCTTCATGTATGTAAATGTACAGCTTCATCACTGAGGTCTGCTGAGGATGCGGTCTGAAAGGAAACACGTTGGTTTAATAGTATAATTAGATTTTGCCTTAAAGAACAAAAGTAGTTATAATCCAAAAGGAAAGATACATGATATGCTCTTGGATTTGTACCCCTTGTCCTAAAGGCTGTGACAAGAAATACTATTCAGCAGTCGTCAATTGAGAAGACAAGACTCAAAAAGCTTTGTTCAgtttccattaaaggggaactctggtggaaatatttttctttcaaatcaactggtttcagaaagttatattagagagttagatttgtaatttacttcttttttttttaaatggtcttccattacttataagctgctgtatgtcctgcaggaattggtgtattcttctcAATCTGACATGGTGCTTActgctgtccagagcagaagatgttttctatggggatttactactgcccTTGACctttccggacatggacagaggtggcagcagagagcactgtcagactgagaaaaaaaaaaaccacagcttcctgcaggacatacaagacattacaaatctatatacatttctCAAACCAGTTAaaaggaatgtaccatcaggcccaggctgaagcattggaggtgggctgacccacccccagtgggatgaaaccccagcccctctatgatgtggctcttTCCTCTTCGTTCTCAGGCAGCACACATATAGACCatctgtgctgccttcggactctAGGAACGGAAAATTACAGGTAAGACAAATTTTATCTactaattctaatggagctgtgtcatagagggttGGGGGGtttttcccactgggggtggatcggcccgcctccagtccaTTGGCCCggtcctgatggtacattccctttaatttgaaagaaagagattttcaccagagttacCCTtcaagggtgtgtgcacactatggagttccGTGGCGTGCATCtcagcctgtgccatagacactattctatgcatgggcggattccgcattccgccgaaagaagtgacatgttaattctttcggcggaatccgcccgtgcatggaatagtgtctatggcacaggcggagatgcgcgccgccgcgtgcgggtacgAGTGACGGAATCGGCCGTGGGTTATACTCTgtaattccgcagtgtgcacgcaccctaatggAAGCTGAACAAAGCTTTTTGAGTTTTGTCTTAATTGACGGTTGCTGAATAGTGTTTCTTGTACACCTTTAAGACAGAGGACATTAATACATTTCAGGCTTAAATGGCCCTTACAAGATATACTCCACTATGATTCTATGTAGCTATAGAGTAAATAAGTTATACAGATCCGTCATCTAAGTCATGGATGTATTCAATCCCCCGATGCACAGTTTTACTATGTCCCACATGccataaaataaaaactattaacATCTAATCTAGTCCCTGGCACTAATCTATATGAAATCTATAGTCCCTATAGGCATGTTTAAAAGACTTGCATATGATAAATCCATTAAATATCTAAAGGATCTGGAGTAGAAAACATGTATTCATGTTTTTAGGGCAGCCCAAACCCCCGTGTGAACCTTTCTTCATAACCAGGTATACCATTAAAGTATATGGAGGACAGCAAAGATTCCCCCCTTGTAAAGAACTAGACAACATTTGTCcaacttttcaaaactttttatcTGGTCAATGAAGTCTTCcgaccagcaggtggcgctggaCACTCACATCTCCGTGCAGCGCGCTGTAGTTTGTGCTGCTTCCCAGAGGCGCTTGTGCAGAACACGTGGGTCGTCCCTGCTCTAACACTTTCCGGTGAGTATAGCGCTGCTGGACTTAGTATAATGCACGGATATAGGGCATTGCACTGACAGCTCAGACCCGGGGAGCAGCGGCGGATTGCCGGCACGTCTATAGTGGATCACGACGGAGAAGTCCAGTGGTAGAGACTGCTATATACATttggccactagggggcagtgtgGTAGAGGAGCTGTAGCGTTATATCCAGTGTGTAAGCTGCCGGTGCAGTCACATAGAGATCATACACGtgggctgctgtatataccaggctgcTGCATACAGAGCTGTAGGTAAGGCTACATCTCTATGTGATGTATAATCTGTGCTTATATAACTGACCTCTGATTGCTCTCTGGCTCTTCTTATGGTTGCGCTTCTGCTGCATAAGGCTTATGTCACAGTTCACATTATGTTGCAGTTTTACAGTGAATAGATTGGGTTTTGTACAGTCTCTATTTTGCAATGGACTTTCTTGGGGATTGTTTGTGACAATAAACATTTGCAAAAAATCCTGCAAAAACCAGAATATTACAGCGTGTGACTGCCGCATCATATGTCAGGCAAAATTGCAGGTTTCTGACCAGTCTTGGGGGTGAAGGGCTGTGTATAAACACTTGTATGAATGAATATTGTCACTCTTATATAGTATGTGTTGGGCCATGGGACCCTTTGGCAGGATTGGAATACTTCATGCATtttagtggtacctcggtttaagagtaacttggattaagagcgtttttcaaaattgtgactttgtttaagagcattgctttggtttaagagctccctgtactgggtgggagggtgagtaggGGAGggccatggtctgcatagcggggtctacagccctgtactctgtctgacccaagaagtctccctcaccttccaaatcatagcagatccacttcaagctggggcttgcatcaggggacaggactggggaggtaatctctccatagctgtaacccctctctcccctgacagagagtgctgctatactgtgctcgcatctgccctgctcatttcttcatgctctctgcagtccatccgcccttgtgtttcccatcctctccattactgtacagtaac includes:
- the PATL2 gene encoding protein PAT1 homolog 2, which encodes MDLNSEQILPEDFYLAEESALLEEMAEEDEEIDLYNEETFGLDHEESEDENPKEETMGKPSDQKPEMVKIAEHEENKKEIQPEEEPTLDENIQDVKVVVDSIKEVNLSVEKKSPAESSRTEHTDFGDPAVMKAVYGQPTLESVDSAVVDSGICTSWSEFDSSYDLSGMDSGLLVGSSKGTAAIAGQILEDKAILRVMDKAPYIPPTNLEFLGSPIQRGYMQRLKGPEMGRMSPKPYRQRFIRQQSPLMPRTMPPSFPFTPPRRPPPPFTANQSPGFMSPTPFRPMSPNISTPVRPMTPKMVRMHFGPMSPNPCVSPFFSPMGNTLQRFKVPGHVTQLHPQHRRILSQRQRPQSTSRKHWDHRPDPYASLMSQQEKEWVIKLQMIQLQSENPHLDDYYYQTYYEKLERHLAEEELMGERKKKEPPKLVTPYIQKAETYESVVHIEGSLGQVAVSTCYSPRRAIDAISYAMPDEDIKALGYQRLRVLKHIEKLFVLLLEVEEMERKIPQIPEDQHIRFQQKQSYKVQRIYEALKIGTCCCEEESEDEFLQLLQVGKGKKLTSRLLPFLHSEQAVEILLTVVQHFSFLIKNDTTEKCLSVLYGPLTSIINGLPFTELIQVIQELTKTLPESPDLPLTLAFQNQFGISLLYALLSRGESLLSSDTPMEPCIGDFEKWTDTVFLVAKELSHVSKSSMVEPLFLPSNLLSLFCRYLDKQTIHKLEDKMECPTAPPYAAVTS